The Halorussus limi genome has a segment encoding these proteins:
- a CDS encoding TRAM domain-containing protein, which produces MVEISDSLCSLFTAKIKEEDGTFVIEIPPSEIKHGALTVDETYRIALLDSSSEAESTSPQGPRHPASQGSTSHDSSGPPVDEGEVRDVTIETVGDQGDGIAKVERGYVVIVPGAQPGDEPTVEIEQVQENVAFASIVDSDPRAL; this is translated from the coding sequence ATGGTAGAAATCTCAGACTCCCTGTGTTCGCTTTTCACTGCGAAAATTAAGGAGGAGGATGGCACATTCGTCATCGAGATTCCTCCGAGTGAGATCAAGCATGGGGCGCTGACTGTTGATGAAACGTACCGCATCGCTCTTCTTGATTCATCCTCCGAAGCTGAATCAACATCTCCACAGGGCCCACGGCATCCCGCCTCTCAGGGGAGCACGAGCCATGATTCATCTGGTCCTCCTGTTGATGAGGGAGAAGTGCGCGACGTGACAATCGAAACCGTCGGTGATCAGGGAGACGGTATTGCGAAAGTCGAACGGGGTTACGTCGTGATCGTTCCCGGCGCTCAACCCGGCGACGAGCCAACAGTCGAAATCGAACAAGTTCAGGAGAACGTCGCGTTTGCGAGCATCGTCGATAGCGATCCGCGAGCACTCTAA
- a CDS encoding nucleotidyltransferase family protein, whose amino-acid sequence MSFNNRSDALIELLEELTQEGHEYVLVGGYAVSAFNARFSTDLDIVVAPDSKADFVEFLEQRGFEKTDSHAKEWFYDTEVIEYEKRLTPQQPIGFDLLVNGLGCRQTEAQWSFDYLYDHSHQQEVSGGTVTTTARVIDGAVLVAAKLHSGRETDLRDVLAVAEEIDLDTVTPHLRRGDDDALREQLERGLEIIESDELKHGYRSDFGASAVSEETVTALQEYLSVQINHLS is encoded by the coding sequence ATGAGCTTCAACAACCGAAGTGACGCGCTCATCGAACTGCTCGAGGAGCTCACCCAAGAGGGCCATGAGTACGTCCTTGTTGGCGGTTACGCTGTCTCAGCGTTCAATGCTCGCTTCTCCACGGACCTCGATATCGTCGTCGCGCCGGACTCCAAAGCTGACTTCGTCGAGTTCCTCGAACAGCGGGGATTCGAGAAAACGGACAGCCACGCCAAAGAATGGTTCTACGACACCGAAGTAATCGAGTACGAAAAGCGGCTCACGCCGCAACAGCCGATCGGCTTCGATCTCCTGGTGAACGGACTCGGGTGTCGCCAGACGGAGGCACAGTGGTCGTTCGACTACCTGTACGACCACAGCCACCAACAGGAGGTGAGCGGAGGTACAGTGACGACCACAGCCAGAGTCATCGATGGGGCAGTCCTCGTCGCGGCAAAGCTCCATAGCGGCCGTGAAACAGACCTCCGGGATGTCCTGGCAGTAGCAGAAGAAATCGATCTCGACACTGTCACGCCTCACCTTCGGCGAGGGGACGACGATGCGCTACGGGAGCAGCTTGAGCGTGGACTGGAGATCATAGAGAGCGATGAACTCAAGCACGGGTATCGGAGTGACTTCGGGGCCTCAGCAGTCTCAGAAGAAACGGTCACCGCTCTCCAAGAGTATCTGTCTGTACAGATTAACCACCTGAGCTGA
- a CDS encoding helix-turn-helix domain-containing protein, with the protein MYEVLDDTAAQTILAIESGDSIRRVAQHLHTPYETVRQAVNRLEDAGYVSYDEGLTVVDERVRDAALELVAASAGVSPPSIEETYVIPQFSDWPFAFTRIDAVYVWTQGGYQVGREPDDYPLFLAVREQDVDAWETFFEWFDLPTAFERQPRDELGGPLQIVLEPRASLDIEHVEGYPVIPRAETIGYMRENYAQFQSGLAMLDRMYEDIDLGVTYRETERAQP; encoded by the coding sequence ATGTATGAGGTGCTCGACGACACGGCGGCACAGACTATCCTCGCCATCGAGAGTGGTGACTCCATCCGCCGTGTCGCCCAACACCTCCACACGCCCTACGAGACAGTGAGACAGGCCGTCAATCGGCTGGAAGACGCAGGCTACGTTTCCTATGACGAGGGCCTCACTGTAGTCGACGAGCGCGTACGCGACGCAGCGCTCGAGCTCGTCGCTGCCAGCGCCGGCGTCAGTCCACCCTCCATCGAGGAAACGTACGTCATCCCTCAGTTCAGTGACTGGCCGTTCGCGTTCACGCGGATCGACGCCGTCTACGTGTGGACTCAGGGCGGCTACCAGGTCGGTCGCGAGCCCGACGACTATCCACTGTTCCTCGCTGTTCGTGAGCAGGACGTCGACGCCTGGGAGACATTTTTCGAGTGGTTCGACCTCCCGACCGCATTCGAACGACAGCCCCGAGACGAGTTGGGCGGACCGCTGCAGATCGTCCTCGAGCCACGCGCGTCACTCGATATCGAGCACGTCGAAGGGTACCCGGTAATCCCGAGAGCAGAGACAATCGGGTATATGCGCGAGAACTACGCCCAGTTCCAGTCGGGGCTGGCGATGCTCGACCGGATGTACGAGGACATCGACCTCGGCGTCACGTATCGAGAGACCGAACGGGCACAGCCATGA